The sequence below is a genomic window from Proteus vulgaris.
GCCCGCCTTTACCTCCAGTTCAAGTTGCAACATCAATACAAGAAGATGTGCCACAATTTTTATCTGCTTTAGGTACAGTAAAAGCCACAAACAGCGTAACGGTTACTAGCCGCGTTGAAGGTCAATTAATGGCATTACATTTCACGGAAGGACAACACGTTCAGAAAGGTGATTTATTAGCTGAAATTGACTCTCGTCCATTTGAAGTTCAATTAGCTCAAGCTAAAGGACAGCTTGCAAAAGATCAGGCTACATTAGCTAATGCGCGTCTTGATTTAGCCCGTTATCAGAAATTAGCAAAAACCAATTTAGTCTCACAACAAGAGCTAGATAATCAGCAAGCTTTAGTAAAACAGTCTGAAGCGAGCATTCGTATTGATGAAGCCTCTATCAGTAATGCACAACTGCAACTCACTTACAGCAAAATCACAGCACCTATTTCAGGTCAAGTGGGTTTAAAACAAGTTGATATCGGTAATTATATTTCTGGTGGTTCATCTACGCCTATCGTCGTTATCAATCAAATGGACCCTGTTGATGTACTTTTTACATTGCCAGAACAAGATCTAGCGAATGTTATTCAAGCACGTAAAAATAATGCAGATTTACCTGTCACCGCATTAGATAGAAATAATCAATTTGAATTAGCTAAAGGAAAATTATTTAGTGTTGATAACCAAATTGATGCAACAACTGGCACCATTAAATTAAAAGCGCGCTTCCCTCAGCAAGAGACGACGTTATTTCCTAACCAATTTGTCAATGTTCGTCTTTATGTCACCACATTAGAGAAAGCCGTTGTTATTCCAAATGCAGCGCTACAAATGGGTAATGAAGGTCACTTTGTTTGGGTGGTGGATAGCGAAAATAAAGTGAGTAAATTACGTGTTGAAGTTGCCTTACAAAATGCGGAAAAAGTCGTGATAGCTTCCGGTTTATCGGCAGATCAACGTGTTGTCACCGATGGTGTGGATAGATTAACTCAGGGTGCGAAAGTCGATATCGTGACACCAACAGCGCCAAAGACGAAAGAAAATAACCGTGTTGTTGCGGAGAAAGCGTAATGACCGAAAAAACACACGGTACAGGCGGGGGGCCATCTCGCTTATTTATTCTACGCCCTGTTGCAACAACCCTTTTTATGGTCGCCATACTCTTAGCCGGGATTGTCGGCTATCGTATGCTGCCCGTTTCTGCATTACCTGAAGTTGATTATCCGACGATTCAGGTCGTTACTCTCTATCCCGGAGCAAGCCCTGATGTAATGACATCAGCGGTTACTGCTCCACTAGAACGTCAATTTGGACAGATGTCTGGGTTAAAACGGATGTCGTCACAAAGCTCTGGTGGGGCTTCGGTGATCACACTGATGTTCCAATTAACATTACCATTAGATGTTGCAGAGCAAGAGGTACAAGCTGCGATAAATGCGGCGACTAATCTGCTGCCATCCGATTTACCTTATCCACCAATTTACAGCAAAGTAAACCCAGCAGATCCGCCTATTCTAACCTTAGCGGTGACTAGCTCAACATTACCGATGACACAGTTGCAAGATATGGTTGAAACTCGTATCTCGCAAAAGATTTCACAAGTTAATGGTGTCGGTTTAGTGGCATTAGCGGGTGGTCAGCGCCCTGCTGTTAGAGTCAAACTCAATGCGCAAGCCGCAGCATCTTACGGTTTAGATAGCGAAAAAATTCGTGTAGCAATTAATAATGCGAACGTTAACTCAGCGAAAGGTAGCCTTGATGGGCCAACTCGCTCTGTGACGTTATCCGCTAATGATCAGATGAAATCATTAGAAGATTACCGCCAATTAATCGTTACTTATAAAAATGGCGCGCCCATTCGTCTATCTGATATTGCAACTATTGAACAAGCACCTGAAAACAATCAGTTAGGTGCATGGGCGAATAATGAGCAGGCGATTATTATTAATGTTCAACGTCAACCCGGCGTTAACGTCATTGATACCACTGATAATATTCGTAATTTATTACCCGATTTAGTCTCTAATTTACCGAAATCAGTGAATGTTGAGATCTTAACTGATAGAACCACAACAATCCGCGCTTCAGTTAAAGATGTACAATTTGAGCTCGGCTTAGCTATCGCCCTTGTGGTGATGGTGATTTATCTCTTTTTACGTAATGGTGTCGCCACCTTAATCCCAAGTATTGCTGTACCACTTTCATTAGTGGGTACGTTTGCCGTGATGTATTTTTGTGGATTCTCTGTCAACAACCTCACCTTAATGGCATTAACCATTGCCACAGGCTTTGTTGTCGATGACGCCATTGTTGTAATTGAAAATATCTCCCGTTATCTCGAACGTGGTGATAAACCGCTAACAGCTGCCTTAAAAGGCGCTGGAGAGATTGGTTTTACCATTATTTCGCTTACCTTCTCTCTGATTGCCGTACTGATCCCACTGCTATTTATGGGGGATATTGTAGGTCGCTTATTTAGAGAGTTTGCAATCACTCTTGCTGTCGCCATTCTAATCTCTGCGGTGGTTTCACTCACATTAACGCCAATGATGTGTGCTCGATTGCTAAAACCCGAAAATGAAATCAAGCATAACCGCTTTGAAATGGCGTGCGAACGTTTCTTTGAAAGAATGATTGCAGTGTATGCAGTTTGGTTAAAACGTGTTTTAAACCACCAATGGATAACCCTTGGCGTGGCACTTAGCACATTGGTGCTGACTGTATTGCTATATATGTTTATTCCTAAAGGCTTCTTCCCATTACAAGATAATGGGCTATTGCAAGGAACCATTGAAACCTCACAATCCATCTCTTATCAAGCAATGGTAGAAAAACAGCAACAGGTCGTTGATAAATTAATTGATGATCCTGCTATTGATAATATTGCTAGTTTTGTGGGCATTGATGGAAGCAACGCAACCTTAAACACTGGCCGCTTGCAAATTACATTGAAGCCTCTTGATCAGCGAGATTCCCGTATTGATGTGATTATTCCTCGTTTACAAGAGCGTATTGCTTCTATTTCAGGAATGACTCTCTATCTGCAACCCACCCAAGATTTAACGATTGATACGCAAGTTTCTCGTACTCAGTATCAATTTACACTACAAGCAACATCATTAGATGAATTGGCTTATTGGGTGCCAAAACTTTCTCAAGCACTAAAAGATAGCCCTGAATTAACTGATATCAGCAGTGATTGGCAAGATAACGGCATGATGGCGTATATCAAAGTGGATAGAGACTCAGCAAGTCGTTTAGGCATTTCAATGAGTGAAATTGATAACGCGCTTTATAATGCTTTTGGTCAGCGTTTAATTTCAACTATCTACACTCAAGCCAATCAGTATCGCGTGGTATTAGAACAAGATATTCGTAATGGTGATGGATTGCAGGCACTTTCTGCCGTGCATTTAACGGGTAAAGAGGGTGCGATGGTACCTTTATTATCTATTGCATCCGTTGAGCAACGCTTAGCGCCACTTTCTATTAATCATCAAGAGCAATTTCCTTCGGCAACCTTCTCATTTAATGTCGCGGAACAATCTTCTCTTGAAGAAGCGGTGAAAGCAGTGAAATTGGCTGAAGAGCAAATTTCGATGCCAAGAGATATCACGACTCAATTCCAAGGTGCGACGTTGGCGTTTGAAAGTGCGCTTTCAAGTACTTTGTGGCTAATTATCGCAGCAATTGTCGCAATGTATATTGTATTAGGTGTGCTATATGAGAGCTTTATTCACCCTATTACTATTTTATCTACACTGCCAACAGCAGGTGTCGGCGCATTATTGGCGTTAATCGCCGCAGGCAATGAGCTTGATATTATTGCGATTATTGGGATCATCTTGCTTATCGGGATCGTAAAGAAAAATGCGATCATGATGATAGACTTTGCCCTTGCTGCCGAACGAGAACAAGGTTTAACGCCTTACGAAGCGATTTACCAAGCGTGTTTATTGCGTTTTCGCCCAATCTTAATGACCACAATGGCAGCCCTTTTAGGTGCTCTACCTTTAATGTTAAGTACGGGTGTAGGGGCAGAATTACGTCAGCCATTAGGGGTTTGTATGGTCGGTGGCTTAATTATGAGCCAGATCTTAACCCTGTTTACGACACCAGTGATTTATCTGTTATTTGATAAATTATCGCTCTACATCAACCGTAATAAACACGTCGAGAATAATAACGGGGCTGTATCATGAAGTTCTTCGCCCTCTTTATTCAACGACCCGTAGCAACTACGTTGCTCAGTTTGGCGATTTCGCTATGTGGTGCATTAGGGTTTATGTTGCTCCCTGTTGCTCCATTGCCCCAAGTTGATTATCCGGTTATTAATATTTACGCCTCCTTACCCGGGGCGTCGCCAGAAACGATGGCATCTTCTGTGGCAACACCGCTTGAACGCTCTTTAGGGCGAATTGCCGGTATTGATGAAATGACATCAAGCAGTTCGCTTGGAAGTACTAGCATTACGCTGGTGTTCGATTTAAACAAAGATATCAACACCGCAGCTCGTGATGTACAGGCAGCGTTAAATGCCTCACAAAGTTTGTTGCCTTCAGGTATGCCAAGCCGTCCGCGTTATTATAAATCGAATCCTTCTGATGCTCCGATTATGATCTTAACGCTCACCTCTGATACTCAAAATACAGGGGAGCTTTACGATCTCGCCTCAACACGGTTGGCACAAAAAATCTCACAGATTGAAGGTGTGAGTGAAGTTTCGGTTGGTGGAGGATCATTGCCCGCGATACGTGTCGCCCTCAATCCCGATGCGTTATTTAACCAAAATGTCAGTCTTGATGATGTTAGAAAAGCGATTAACCAAGCGAATGTGCGGCGACCTCAAGGCTTTGTCAATAACGATGAAAGTCGTTGGCAGATCCAAACTAATGATGAACTCAGTAAAGCGGCTGAATATCGCCCTGTGATCGTGCATTACAATCAAGATGCCGTTGTACGTTTAAGTGATGTGGCACAAGTTACCGACTCAGTACAAAACTCGCGAGCCGCAGGAATGAGCGGCGGAGAGCCTGCAATTTTGCTGGTTATTCGTCGTGAAGCGGGTGCCAATATCATTGAAACTGTAAATCGTATCCGTGATGAGCTTCCAGAATTACGTGAGCTTATTCCTGCAAGCGTTGACTTAAAAGTCGCACAAGATAGAACACCAACTATTCGCGCATCATTAGCAGAAGTTGAACGTGCGTTAGCCATTGCTGTGGCACTGGTCATTTTAGTTGTATTCTTATTTTTACGCTCTGGTCGCGCCACGCTGATCCCAGCGGTTGCTGTACCCGTTTCAT
It includes:
- a CDS encoding MdtB/MuxB family multidrug efflux RND transporter permease subunit, translating into MTEKTHGTGGGPSRLFILRPVATTLFMVAILLAGIVGYRMLPVSALPEVDYPTIQVVTLYPGASPDVMTSAVTAPLERQFGQMSGLKRMSSQSSGGASVITLMFQLTLPLDVAEQEVQAAINAATNLLPSDLPYPPIYSKVNPADPPILTLAVTSSTLPMTQLQDMVETRISQKISQVNGVGLVALAGGQRPAVRVKLNAQAAASYGLDSEKIRVAINNANVNSAKGSLDGPTRSVTLSANDQMKSLEDYRQLIVTYKNGAPIRLSDIATIEQAPENNQLGAWANNEQAIIINVQRQPGVNVIDTTDNIRNLLPDLVSNLPKSVNVEILTDRTTTIRASVKDVQFELGLAIALVVMVIYLFLRNGVATLIPSIAVPLSLVGTFAVMYFCGFSVNNLTLMALTIATGFVVDDAIVVIENISRYLERGDKPLTAALKGAGEIGFTIISLTFSLIAVLIPLLFMGDIVGRLFREFAITLAVAILISAVVSLTLTPMMCARLLKPENEIKHNRFEMACERFFERMIAVYAVWLKRVLNHQWITLGVALSTLVLTVLLYMFIPKGFFPLQDNGLLQGTIETSQSISYQAMVEKQQQVVDKLIDDPAIDNIASFVGIDGSNATLNTGRLQITLKPLDQRDSRIDVIIPRLQERIASISGMTLYLQPTQDLTIDTQVSRTQYQFTLQATSLDELAYWVPKLSQALKDSPELTDISSDWQDNGMMAYIKVDRDSASRLGISMSEIDNALYNAFGQRLISTIYTQANQYRVVLEQDIRNGDGLQALSAVHLTGKEGAMVPLLSIASVEQRLAPLSINHQEQFPSATFSFNVAEQSSLEEAVKAVKLAEEQISMPRDITTQFQGATLAFESALSSTLWLIIAAIVAMYIVLGVLYESFIHPITILSTLPTAGVGALLALIAAGNELDIIAIIGIILLIGIVKKNAIMMIDFALAAEREQGLTPYEAIYQACLLRFRPILMTTMAALLGALPLMLSTGVGAELRQPLGVCMVGGLIMSQILTLFTTPVIYLLFDKLSLYINRNKHVENNNGAVS
- a CDS encoding MdtA/MuxA family multidrug efflux RND transporter periplasmic adaptor subunit, translated to MNKNKNAKKRVSLIIALIVVIAGGYAYWQFNAAKTASPENKEAQATNSQSRGTSGSRRPPLPPVQVATSIQEDVPQFLSALGTVKATNSVTVTSRVEGQLMALHFTEGQHVQKGDLLAEIDSRPFEVQLAQAKGQLAKDQATLANARLDLARYQKLAKTNLVSQQELDNQQALVKQSEASIRIDEASISNAQLQLTYSKITAPISGQVGLKQVDIGNYISGGSSTPIVVINQMDPVDVLFTLPEQDLANVIQARKNNADLPVTALDRNNQFELAKGKLFSVDNQIDATTGTIKLKARFPQQETTLFPNQFVNVRLYVTTLEKAVVIPNAALQMGNEGHFVWVVDSENKVSKLRVEVALQNAEKVVIASGLSADQRVVTDGVDRLTQGAKVDIVTPTAPKTKENNRVVAEKA